The Flavobacterium sp. CBA20B-1 genome includes the window AACACGTTCAGGTAAAATATTGCGAAGACTATTGCGATCAATAGCAATGAATCAATTGGAAAATTTTGGCGATACATCAACGATGATTAATCCCGAAGTGGTTCAGAACATTATTAATGGTCGTGTTTAATAAAAAATCCCTTTAATTTTCACGTTAAAGGGATTTTATTTTTATACAGCTACATTATGCTCACGCAACGCATCATTTAGAGAAGTTTTTTTATCGGTACTTTCTTTGCGTTTCCCGATAATCAATGCACATGGAACTTGATATTCACCCGCGGGAAATTTTTTAGTGTAAGAACCTGGAATAACAACCGAACGTTCTGGGACATATCCCTTAATTTCAATAGGAGTTTCACCAGTAACATCGATAATCTTTGTAGAAGCAGTTAAACACACATTGGCACCTAAAACAGCTTCTTTCCCTACACGAACACCTTCCACCACAATGCAACGAGAACCAATAAAAGCATTATCTTCAATAATAACAGGAGCGGCTTGTAAAGGCTCTAAAACACCACCAATACCAACGCCACCCGATAAATGTACGTTTTTGCCAATTTGTGCACAAGAACCCACCGTAGCCCATGTATCAACCATTGTTCCTTCATCAACATAAGCACCAATATTCACGTACGACGGCATTAAGATAACACCTGCAGAAATATAGGCACCATGACGAGCAACTGCATTTGGAACCACACGAACACCTTTTTCAGCATAATTGCGTTTTAAAGGCATTTTGTCATGGTACTCAAAAATTCCGGCTTCTAATGTTTCCATTTTTTGAATAGGGAAGTAGAGAACAACTGCTTTTTTAACCCATTCGTTTATTTGCCAACCACCATCAATTGGTTCTGCAGTTCGCAATTCGCCATTATCAATTAAATCGATAACTTTTCTAATGGTGTTTTGTGTAGCTTCTTGTTGTAACATTTCTCTGTTTTCCCAAGCTTGCTCTATGATGTTTTTTAATTCTTGCATAAAATCAGTTTTTGCAAATATATTAATCTTATTACTTATTTTTTCTAATCTAATAAAAAAACCTGCCATAAAGCAGGTTTTTTATATTTGATAAGTAAGATAAACGGGTTTTACAAACGTTTATTTAATTTTATTAACGATAGCTGTGAAAGCTTCTGGGTGGTTCATTGCTAAATCTGCTAAAACCTTACGGTTTAACTCGATGTTGTTCGCTTTGATTTTACCCATGAATTGAGAATAAGACATTCCGTGTAAGCGTGCACCAGCGTTGATACGCATGATCCATAACGCGCGGAAATTTCTTTTCTTTTGTTTTCTGTCGCGGTATGCATATTGCATTGCTTTTTCTACCGCGTTTTTAGCTACTGTCCAAACGTTTTTACGTCTTCCGAAGAAACCTTTGGCTTGCTTCAAAATTCTTTTTCTTCTTGCTCTTGATGCTACTGCATTATTTGCTTTTGGCATAATTTTAAATTTTTTTTGTAGTAGGGCGGATGTGAAACACACCACTTTCGACCGAATATTTTTAAAGATCAGCCCACTCCAGGGTTATTAAATTGTTTTAACCGAAAGAACGATTAGATGATTCTTAATTGTTCTTTGATGCTTTTCTCGTCTGCTTTATGTACTAAACCAGAGTGTGTTAAAGCTAGTTTACGCTTTTTAGACTTCTTTGTTAAGATGTGGCTTTTAAAAGCGTGTTTTCTTTTAATTTTTCCAGAACCTGTAACGGTAAAACGTTTTTTGGCACTAGATTTAGTTTTCATTTTAGGCATTTGTTCCTAGGTATTTATGTTATCTTACTTAACAATATTTTGCAAAAATACTAATTTTTCTTTTTAGGTGCAATATACATCGTCATTCTTTTTCCTTCAAGAACGGGCATGGCTTCTACTTTACCATATTCTTCAAGGTCTTGTGCCAAACGCAATAGTAATATTTGCCCTTGTTCTTTGTAAATAATTGATCGTCCTTTAAAAAATACAAATGCTTTTAATTTAGAACCTTCTTTAAGAAACTTCATCGCATTTTTCTTTTTAAACTCGTAATCGTGTTCGTCTGTTTGTGGGCCAAAACGAATTTCTTTAACCGTAATTTGTGCAGTTTTAGCTTTCAACATTTTGTCACGTTTCTTTTGTTCGTAAAGAAACTTTTTGTAGTCGATAATTTTACAAACAGGTGGTGCAGCGTTGGGTGAAATTTCCACTAAGTCTAATCCTTGCTCATCTGCAATTGCCATTGCCTGAGAAGTTTTATATACTCCTGGTTCTACATTATCGCCTACTAAACGAACTTCTGGCACACGAATCGCTTCATTTGTTTTGTGTGCATCTTCCTTCTTCTCGTGAGGTTTGAAACCTCTTCTGTTATGTACTGCTATGGGTTTAAAATTTTGTGCTTGTTGCCAAGCGGTTAAACTTAAAATTGTTTTATTGTTTTGTTTATTTCATCTTGAATTAATGAAGAAAATTCTTCAATACTCATTGATGTGTTTGTTTTTCCTGATTCGCCTTGTTTGCGTACTGAAACTTGGTTGTTTTTTTCTTCTTCTTCGCCAATGATCAACATGTACGGATACTTTTGTAATTCGGCTTCTCGAATTTTTTTACCTATTGTTTCGTTGCGGTCGTCAAGTTTAGCGCGAATTTCGTTATTTTCCAACAAAGTTAAAACTTTTTTTGCATAATTTTCATATTTCTCGCTTAAAGACAAGATAATAACTTGTTCTGGCATCAACCATAATGGGAAATGACCGCCAGTATGCTCTAATAAAATGGCAATAAATCGCTCCATTGAACCAAAGGGGGCACGGTGAATCATTACGGGGCGGTGCAATTTATCGTCTGCTCCTTTGTAGGTTAAATCAAAACGCTCGGGTAAATTGTAATCTACCTGAATGGTTCCTAACTGCCAGCTGCGTCCTAAAGCATCTTTCACCATGAAATCTAACTTTGGTCCGTAGAAAGCTGCTTCGCCCGATTCCACCACATAGTTTAAGCCTTTATCTTTTGCTGCGCTGATGATGGCATTTTCTGCTTTTTCCCAATTTTCTACCGACCCAATATATTTATCCGGATTGCTTAAATCGCGAACGGAAACTTGAGCGGTGAAGTTTTCAAAACCTAATGATCCAAATACGTAAAGTACCAAATCAATTACTTTTTTGAATTCTTCATCTAACTGATCGGGTGTACAAAATATATGGGCATCGTCTTGAGTGAAACCACGAACACGTGTTAAACCATGCAATTCACCTGATTGTTCGTATCTATAAACCGTTCCAAATTCTGCATAACGTTTTGGCAAATCTTTGTACGACCAAGGTTTTGCATTGTAAATTTCGCAGTGGTGCGGACAGTTCATTGGTTTTAATAAAAACTCTTCGCCTTCTGCCGGTGTGTGAATTGGTTGGAATGAATCAGCGCCATATTTTGCATAATGCCCTGACGTTACATACAATTCTTTTTGACCAATGTGCGGCGTTACAACTTGTTCATAACCTGCTTTCTTTTGTGCTTTGCGTAAAAATTGTTCCAAACGATCGCGCAATGCAGCACCTTTTGGCAGCCACAATGGCAATCCTTGCCCTACACGTTGCGAGAAATGAAACAATTCTAATTCTTTACCTAATTTACGGTGATCACGGCGTTTTGCCTCTTCGATCATTTCTAAATATTCGGTAAGTTCTTTTTGTTTTGGAAACGATATACCGTAAACACGCGTTAATTGCTTGTTCTTCTCATCACCGCGCCAATATGCACCTGCAACAGAAAGTATTTTTACGGCTTTAATGATTCCGGTGTTTGGAATGTGCCCTCCACGACACAAATCGGTGAAGGTTGCGTGGTCGCAAAAACTTATTGTGCCGTCTTCTAAATTCTGAATTAATTCGGTTTTATATTCGTTATCCTTATATAATTCTAATGCTTCTGCCTTTGTAGCAGATCGCATTTTAAATTCGTGTTTTTCCTTTGATATTGCTAAAATTCGATCTTCAATGGCTTTGAAATCATTGTCTGAGATTTTATTTGCACCAAAATCCACATCATAATAAAATCCGTTGTCAATTGCAGGGCCAATTGTTAATTTAATGCCCGGATACATCTCTTGCAAAGCTTGTGCCATAACGTGTGATGTAGAGTGCCAAAAAGCTTTTTTTCCGTCGGCATCGTTCCAAGTATATAACGTTAAACTACCATCGGTGGTTAAAGGCGTAACCGTTTCAACGGTTGTTCCGTTAAAATTTGCTGAAATTACGTTACGTGCTAAACCTTCGCTTATGCTTAAAGCGACTTCATGCGGTGTTACGCCTGAAGCGTATTCGCGCACCGAACCATCTGGTAATGTTATTTTAATCATTTTGCTTTTTAAATTTATCATGCAAATATACTAAAGAATTATTTTACCTTAACAAAAAATAGTAAGCTTTCATTATGAAATGTTATAGTTTTTGCTTTATTTCGTTGTTATAATGATTACAAAAGATTTGGTAGAAATTGTTCGGTATAAAAATCGTTTTAAAAACGATTGGGATTCCTTTGTTGATAATGCTGAAAATGGAACTTTTTTGTTTCATAGAGCTTTTATGGAATATCACAAAGACCGATTCGAAGATTTTTCGCTTATGCTTTTTTGCAAGGGCAGTTTAAAAGCCATTTTGCCCGCTAATGTCTTAGATAAAACGATATATTCACACCAAGGTTTAACTTTTGGTGGATTGCTAATTGCACCTCATTGCACCGATGAAACTCATGCATTTTTTTGGCAACATATTAAAGATTATCTTTCAGGGATGGGTTTTACCGATTTGATTATTAAAGAAATGCCAACGCCTTATCAAAGGCAAATGTGGAATGATGATTTAAGTCTTGATAGAAAATTAGTTCAGCAAACGAGTAATTTTCAAGTGAACCTTAATGATTTTAAAATTTCTAAAAGTAAATTAAAGCACTATCACCGTGCAGTAAAAAATAATTTTTTATTGGTGGAAGATGATGCGTTTGAACCTTTTTGGGAAGAAATTTTAGAACCTTTGTTAAAAGAGAAATATCTAACAAAACCTTTGCATTCGTTGGAAGAAATTACATCTTTAAAGAAAAAATTCCATAAAAATATCATTCAATGCAACCTTTATTATAAGGATGAAATTGTGGCAGGAATTACGTTGTTTGTACATGCCGGATTTATTGTTAAATCGCAATACGGTGCATCGTCAGCTTTAGGAAAAAAATTAAGAGCTATGGACTTTTTATTTATTGAACTCATCCATAAATTTAAAAAACTTAATTTTGCTTTTTTTGATATGGGTACCGCGACTGATGCCTCTTTTCCCGAGGGTATCAATCTTGGTTTAATGAATCAGAAAAAAGAATTGGGATGCCGTGCATATCCACAAAACATTTATCAAATTAGGCTATGATTCCTTATCTAAACATAAAAAAAATAAACCAGCCGTATCAGGAAGCTTTTTTATCAAAAACCAAACTTTTTTTTGATAAAGGGCATTATATTTTAGGTGATGAAGTGTTGAAATTTGAGCAGGAATTTGCAGCCTATTGCAAGGTGTCGCACTGCATTGGCGTTGGCAATGGCTTAGATGCTTTACTGTTAATTTTTAAAGCTTATATTGAACTAGGAGCTTTGCAACCGGGCGATGAAGTGATTGTGCCTGCAAATACCTATATTGCTTGTATTTTAGCCATACAAAATGCAGGTTTAACCCCGAAATTGGTCGATACTAATTTTTTAAATTATAATCTTACAATTGATGTGTTGCAGCAGCAAGTTACCCAAAATACCAAAGCGGTTTTGATGGTGCATTTATACGGACAAATCACCGATGCGTTGGCTATTCAAACATTTTGTAAAGATTTTGGATTGCTGCTAATAGAAGATGCAGCACAAGCACACGGCGCGGTGGCAAATGATAGAAAAGCCGGTGCTATTGGCAATGCGGCCGGATTTAGTTTTTATCCAGGCAAAAATTTAGGTTGTTTGGGCGATGGTGGTGCCATAACCACAAACAATGCACAACTTGCTGATTGTGTGCGCAGTTTGCGAAATTATGGTTCTGAATTAAAGTATCACAATATATATAAAGGTATCAATTCGCGGCTAGACGAATTACAAGCGGCTTTTTTGCGATTGAAATTACCAGATTTAGATTTTGATAACAAGAAAAGACAAGGCATCGCAAAACGATATTTAACAGAAATTATAAATCCGTTGGTTGTTTTGCCGTTTGTAAATGATTTTAGTGCGCATGTTTTTCATGTGTTCCCAGTGAGGGTAGAGCATCGGGCCGAGTTTCAGCAATATCTCATGGATCACAATATTCAAACGTTGATTCATTATCCTATTCCGCCTCATAAACAACAAGCAATGAGCGAATTAAATGATTTGCGTTTCCCGATTTCAGAGTTGGTTCACAAGCAAATTGTGAGTATTCCTCTGAACCCATCGCTAACGGTTGATGAGCAAGATTTTATAATTGAAAAAATGAATGGTTTTTAAATGGATGTGTATATAAAATCGTTTAATCGCCCGTATTTGCTGCATCGTACCATTGCCAGTATATATCATTTTTTACAACATTTCGATGCAAGAATTGTGGTTTTAGATGATGGAACACCTCAAAAATATTTAGATAAAATTGTAAATTTATTTCCAGAAGTAGAAGTTGTAAAATCGCCTTATTACAATCAAAAAAGTGCAGCTATTTCTTCAAATATAGTTCCGGAAAAAGTGATTCCTGCCAATTTTTGGAGAGATGAAGTTTTAAAAGGCAGTGAATATTTTATACTTTTAGAAGATGATATGTGGTTTACAACTCAGATAAATTACAAAGAATTCACTAAAAATGTGTATGATTCAAAAACAGATATGATTAAGTTTAGATGGTTAAAAAACAGCCTTTTAATCTCTGAAAATACAGTTGCGGAAAACAACTATTTTAACTTGGTTCAACCAACTGTTTTTACTAAAAATGTGTTTTTATTTGATGCAATCTTTAGAACCAATTTTTTAAAATTAGGAAGCATTACTCGAAGATTGGTATCTTTTGATAACGAGCTTTTAAAGTACTATCAATTATATTCTGTGGCCGGAGCTGTTTTTTCTAAGAGATATTACAAGGTTTGTTGGCAACAAAATCAAAGCGCTGTTGATGAGTTGAATCAAATTGCTCAACTTCTGAATAGTGGTATTTCGTTTAATGTAGGACACTCAAAGCAAGAAATTTTAAAAGCAACATATAAAACCACAGCAACACTCATGTCTAAAGAAAATTTGGGTGAAACGGTAGATATTTTTTTAGTAAATCGTATTTTAAATGAGGCGTGGTACCATGAAAAAACGTATGATATAGATGCCTTTTCTTCAGATTTGCCCTCCGCTTGGATTGAAAACAACCTAGCAGATGAAGCATTGATCGTAAATTGGCAGAATTGGTATAGAGTATTCAAAAAATCTTATACAGCTATTGGTTGTGAAATTTAATGAAAAATAGCAACACACATTATAAATCCCTATTTAAAGCTACAAGCTTGTTTGGTATTGTAGAGGTTATCCGTATGCTGTTAAAAGTAGTGGCAAATATTGGTGCGAGTTATTTTCTTGGTACGGCTAATTTTGGTTTGGTAGGCTTGATAGAAAATACCACGCAACTCATAAGTTCTATTACCAATTTTGGAATAAATTTTACAGGAATCAGGGAAGTTGCCGGTTTTAAAGATAAAAACAGTTTAGCGTTTCATAAAACATTAAAAATCATACATCTATTTTGCTTGTTCAGTGGTATTTTGGCGGCTGCTATCTCCATTTTAGGTGCCTATTATTTAAGTTTTTTAACGTTTGATTCGTATCAATACTATTTTTGGTTTGTTCTTTTAAGCATCTATTTCGTTTGCACAAGTGGCACTCAAAGTAAAATTATTTTTTTGGAAGGTACCCAAAACTTTAAAAAACTCATTCGAATCAATATCCTTGTAAATATTGTGAACACGCTTATTATTTTGGTAGCATATTACTATTTTAAAGTCAACGGAATTGTAATTGCCATGGTTGTTAACGCGTTTATAACATATTTGCTATACTACAAATTAAGCGGTGTGCAACGCGTTTCGGTCACAGTTACCAATAAAGAAATTAAAGCGCAGTTTAAGAAATTGATGCAATCGGGTGGATTATTGTCTGTGAATGTAGTTTTAGGATTTCTTTCCCTATATATCATTCGTTTGTATTTAAAAGAAATAGATTTAACGGTTTTAAGCTACTACAATGCCGGATTGATTATTTTGGTGTCCTATTTAGGAATTATTTTTATAGCAATCAGCAAATTTTTTTTTCCAAAACTCACTCAAGTTATTGAAGAAGAGGGTGATTTTAATTTATTGATAAACAATCAATTTGAAATTTGTTTATTACTTATTCTTCCTGCAATATTAGTGCTCTATCTATTAGGAGAATTTATAATAGGGATTTTGTTTTCGGCAGCATTCAAACCGGTTTATCAAATTCTTATTTTTGGACTTGCAGCCATTATTTTTAAAGGATTTAACTATTCCACCGGCTATTTATTTTTATCGAATAAAAACTGGAAACAGTATTTTTATATAAATGCAGTAAGCGATTTTTTAAATGTGATACTCACTATTTGGTTGTACCATAAAATGCAACTTTTTGGTATTGGTTTGGCGTTGCTTGTCAATTATTTTTTAGGAGCTGTTTATTGTTACTTCTACATCCGAAAAAAATATGCGTTTAGTTTAACAAAAGCCAATCAGTTTTTTTTGCTGTTTGCAGTTTGCGCCACAGCTCTTATTATTGTTTGTTTTTATACATTAAACCGACAATATTTTGATATTATTGCCTTGTTGTTTGTGATAATTTCGTTAATTTACAGTATTAAAAGGTTAGATGAATATTTACTAGATTCTAAAATTTTGAATAAAATAAAAGCATTATTTTGATTAGCAGATTGATACACTTTTTCAGCATTAACTGGTTTCAAACTTTAAGAATAAACTTAAAAGCCTTTGCTTTGAAAGATGCTTTGTTGTTTCCTGTGGTGGTGTATCGTGGCTTTAAAATTTTACAATTTGAAGGAAAAATTCAACTAATAGGAAAACCTCAATTTGGGTTGATTGGATTCGGACAATCCTATGAAATTTTTAAACGAAAAAGAGCAGTAGGCGAGGCGGTTCTAAATGGGGTTTTGCAAGTTCATGGAAAGGTTCAGTTTGGTATTGATACAAAATTATACATTAAATCAAATGCCCTTTTAAAATTAGGACACATCAATTCATTTGCCAGCAGAACAGAGATTATTTGCTATAAATGTATTACCATTGGCGATTGGGTGCAATTTGGAAGCGATTGTTTAATTACCGATACCAATTTTCATGCGATAAAAAATAGCACTACCCATGAAAAATTGTCAGTTGATAAAGAAATTACCATTGGTTCTTACAATTTTATAGGAGCTCGATCAACCATAAAAGGCAACACACACACAGAAGATAATTGCTTAGTTGGAACAAACTCTTTGCTGAATAAAGATTACCGTTCGTTTGGAAAAAACGTGCTGATTGGAGGTATTCCGGCAAAACTAATTAAAGAACATATTGTGCGCGATTGGGAAAGTGAAAAAGAAGCACTTGAAAAATATTTAACCATAAAACTATAAAATGAGCAAAATAATTACACTGCCAAAAATAAAAGATCCGCGAGGCAATTTATCAGTTATCGAGGGAAATACCATTCCGTTTGCAATCAATAGGGTATATTTTTTATACGATGTGCCGAGTGGTGCAGAGCGTGGCGGGCATGCTCATAAAAATCAACAAGAATTTATTATTGCTGTGGCGGGAAGTTTTCAAGTGGTGTTAAACAACGGATGGGAAGAAAAAGTATATCACTTATTTAAACCCAACGAAGGCTTGTATGTACCCGTGAATACATGGCGTGAA containing:
- a CDS encoding 2,3,4,5-tetrahydropyridine-2,6-dicarboxylate N-succinyltransferase; its protein translation is MQELKNIIEQAWENREMLQQEATQNTIRKVIDLIDNGELRTAEPIDGGWQINEWVKKAVVLYFPIQKMETLEAGIFEYHDKMPLKRNYAEKGVRVVPNAVARHGAYISAGVILMPSYVNIGAYVDEGTMVDTWATVGSCAQIGKNVHLSGGVGIGGVLEPLQAAPVIIEDNAFIGSRCIVVEGVRVGKEAVLGANVCLTASTKIIDVTGETPIEIKGYVPERSVVIPGSYTKKFPAGEYQVPCALIIGKRKESTDKKTSLNDALREHNVAV
- the rplT gene encoding 50S ribosomal protein L20, translated to MPKANNAVASRARRKRILKQAKGFFGRRKNVWTVAKNAVEKAMQYAYRDRKQKKRNFRALWIMRINAGARLHGMSYSQFMGKIKANNIELNRKVLADLAMNHPEAFTAIVNKIK
- the rpmI gene encoding 50S ribosomal protein L35, with the protein product MPKMKTKSSAKKRFTVTGSGKIKRKHAFKSHILTKKSKKRKLALTHSGLVHKADEKSIKEQLRII
- the infC gene encoding translation initiation factor IF-3, which produces MAVHNRRGFKPHEKKEDAHKTNEAIRVPEVRLVGDNVEPGVYKTSQAMAIADEQGLDLVEISPNAAPPVCKIIDYKKFLYEQKKRDKMLKAKTAQITVKEIRFGPQTDEHDYEFKKKNAMKFLKEGSKLKAFVFFKGRSIIYKEQGQILLLRLAQDLEEYGKVEAMPVLEGKRMTMYIAPKKKN
- the thrS gene encoding threonine--tRNA ligase, whose product is MIKITLPDGSVREYASGVTPHEVALSISEGLARNVISANFNGTTVETVTPLTTDGSLTLYTWNDADGKKAFWHSTSHVMAQALQEMYPGIKLTIGPAIDNGFYYDVDFGANKISDNDFKAIEDRILAISKEKHEFKMRSATKAEALELYKDNEYKTELIQNLEDGTISFCDHATFTDLCRGGHIPNTGIIKAVKILSVAGAYWRGDEKNKQLTRVYGISFPKQKELTEYLEMIEEAKRRDHRKLGKELELFHFSQRVGQGLPLWLPKGAALRDRLEQFLRKAQKKAGYEQVVTPHIGQKELYVTSGHYAKYGADSFQPIHTPAEGEEFLLKPMNCPHHCEIYNAKPWSYKDLPKRYAEFGTVYRYEQSGELHGLTRVRGFTQDDAHIFCTPDQLDEEFKKVIDLVLYVFGSLGFENFTAQVSVRDLSNPDKYIGSVENWEKAENAIISAAKDKGLNYVVESGEAAFYGPKLDFMVKDALGRSWQLGTIQVDYNLPERFDLTYKGADDKLHRPVMIHRAPFGSMERFIAILLEHTGGHFPLWLMPEQVIILSLSEKYENYAKKVLTLLENNEIRAKLDDRNETIGKKIREAELQKYPYMLIIGEEEEKNNQVSVRKQGESGKTNTSMSIEEFSSLIQDEINKTIKQF
- a CDS encoding FemAB family protein, with product MITKDLVEIVRYKNRFKNDWDSFVDNAENGTFLFHRAFMEYHKDRFEDFSLMLFCKGSLKAILPANVLDKTIYSHQGLTFGGLLIAPHCTDETHAFFWQHIKDYLSGMGFTDLIIKEMPTPYQRQMWNDDLSLDRKLVQQTSNFQVNLNDFKISKSKLKHYHRAVKNNFLLVEDDAFEPFWEEILEPLLKEKYLTKPLHSLEEITSLKKKFHKNIIQCNLYYKDEIVAGITLFVHAGFIVKSQYGASSALGKKLRAMDFLFIELIHKFKKLNFAFFDMGTATDASFPEGINLGLMNQKKELGCRAYPQNIYQIRL
- a CDS encoding DegT/DnrJ/EryC1/StrS family aminotransferase, whose amino-acid sequence is MIPYLNIKKINQPYQEAFLSKTKLFFDKGHYILGDEVLKFEQEFAAYCKVSHCIGVGNGLDALLLIFKAYIELGALQPGDEVIVPANTYIACILAIQNAGLTPKLVDTNFLNYNLTIDVLQQQVTQNTKAVLMVHLYGQITDALAIQTFCKDFGLLLIEDAAQAHGAVANDRKAGAIGNAAGFSFYPGKNLGCLGDGGAITTNNAQLADCVRSLRNYGSELKYHNIYKGINSRLDELQAAFLRLKLPDLDFDNKKRQGIAKRYLTEIINPLVVLPFVNDFSAHVFHVFPVRVEHRAEFQQYLMDHNIQTLIHYPIPPHKQQAMSELNDLRFPISELVHKQIVSIPLNPSLTVDEQDFIIEKMNGF
- a CDS encoding glycosyltransferase family 2 protein, translated to MDVYIKSFNRPYLLHRTIASIYHFLQHFDARIVVLDDGTPQKYLDKIVNLFPEVEVVKSPYYNQKSAAISSNIVPEKVIPANFWRDEVLKGSEYFILLEDDMWFTTQINYKEFTKNVYDSKTDMIKFRWLKNSLLISENTVAENNYFNLVQPTVFTKNVFLFDAIFRTNFLKLGSITRRLVSFDNELLKYYQLYSVAGAVFSKRYYKVCWQQNQSAVDELNQIAQLLNSGISFNVGHSKQEILKATYKTTATLMSKENLGETVDIFLVNRILNEAWYHEKTYDIDAFSSDLPSAWIENNLADEALIVNWQNWYRVFKKSYTAIGCEI
- a CDS encoding lipid II flippase MurJ; the encoded protein is MKNSNTHYKSLFKATSLFGIVEVIRMLLKVVANIGASYFLGTANFGLVGLIENTTQLISSITNFGINFTGIREVAGFKDKNSLAFHKTLKIIHLFCLFSGILAAAISILGAYYLSFLTFDSYQYYFWFVLLSIYFVCTSGTQSKIIFLEGTQNFKKLIRINILVNIVNTLIILVAYYYFKVNGIVIAMVVNAFITYLLYYKLSGVQRVSVTVTNKEIKAQFKKLMQSGGLLSVNVVLGFLSLYIIRLYLKEIDLTVLSYYNAGLIILVSYLGIIFIAISKFFFPKLTQVIEEEGDFNLLINNQFEICLLLILPAILVLYLLGEFIIGILFSAAFKPVYQILIFGLAAIIFKGFNYSTGYLFLSNKNWKQYFYINAVSDFLNVILTIWLYHKMQLFGIGLALLVNYFLGAVYCYFYIRKKYAFSLTKANQFFLLFAVCATALIIVCFYTLNRQYFDIIALLFVIISLIYSIKRLDEYLLDSKILNKIKALF
- a CDS encoding sugar 3,4-ketoisomerase → MSKIITLPKIKDPRGNLSVIEGNTIPFAINRVYFLYDVPSGAERGGHAHKNQQEFIIAVAGSFQVVLNNGWEEKVYHLFKPNEGLYVPVNTWRELRNFSAGAVCLVVSSDAFDENDYIRDFNEFKSYLSR